AACCTTCCCGGAATTCGGCTATGAAACGGTCCAGGACAGGAAGGCCGACGAAGGCAAGGGGATAATGACCGCCCGCTTCCAGGACCTGATGGCCGTGGCGGACTCTCTGAAGGTATGCAAGTTCTCCGTCACCGTCGGGACCAGGGTCGAGGAATACGCCCGATGGCTTTCCCTCGTGACCGGGTGGAACGTCACACCCGAAGAGCTCCTGGAGACCGGTGAGAGGATCTTCACCCTGAAGAGGCTCTACAACGCCGCCCTGGGCATGGGCAGGAAGGAGGACAGCCTGCCCGAGAGGATCCTGAAGCAGCCCAGGGGGACCGGCGAATCGGCTGATACATTGCCCGACCTGGAGAGACAACTGGACGAGTACTATCAATTCCGGGGCTGGACGATGAAAGGTTTGCCCACCGACGAGACCCTGGAGAAGCTCGGCCTCGAAAGACTTTAAGGATGGGTCGTAACCGGACCCCCTCCTGTCGTGGAGGATAACCAAAAGGGTGAGAGGAGGAAACGTCGGACCAGTTTGGCGGCAGTAGTCATAGGGATAGCAATGGCGAAATCGGATACTCAACAATTGAGAGGAGGAAAGGATTCATGTCCAAGAGAGTGAAACTGTCGGTGTCCCTTGTTGTTGCTGTTTGCATGGCGGTCTTCCTTGCGGGCGCCTGGTCGGCCCCGTCGGAAGCGAAAGCCGAGATTACGCTCAGGATGGCAGGGCAGAGCCCGGCCGACCACCAGTCCACGCTGGGCATGCAGAAAGTGTCCAAGTGGGTTGCGGAAGCCACCAACGGCCGCATCGATATCAAGACCTACCCCTCGAGCCAGCTCGGCGACTACACCCTCGTCTACGAGGAGCTCATTCGGGGAACCATCGACATGGCCCTCATTTCGATACCGAGCCAGTTCGACTCGAGGCTGGAGCTCATCTACGTTCCCTACCTCATGCGGGACTATAACGAAGCCGCTGAGGTCTTCAAGCAGGGCGGATGGCTCTTCAACAAGATGGCCGAGCTTCACGGGGAACTGGGAGTTTTGTTCCTGGGATTCAACGTCGAGGGCTTCGGCGGTTTCGGGCTGACCAAGGAGCCCAAGGAAGTGCTCAATCCCCTGGTCAAGAAGGACCTTCTCCTCAGGGTCCCCCCGATGGACACCTTCAAGATCGGCGCCGATGACATGGGCTACACCACCGTGTCCATCCCCTACGCCGAACTCTACACGGCCCTCCAGACGGGCATAGCCGAAGGGTGGACCGGCGGAGCTCCGCCGCACTCCTACCAGGGTTTCCGCGACGTGCTCAAGTACTACTACCAGATCAACAACTTCGTCGAGACCGAGTCCTACCTCATGAGCAAGGTGACCTGGAACAAACTCAGCGAAGAGGACAGGAAGATCATCGCTGACGCATGTGCCAGGGCCGCCAGGGAGAGTATCGAGATCTCCGAGAAGGAAGACAGGGAGTTCTTCGACAAACTCCAGGACTACGGTGTGAAGAGCTTCTGGTACACTGCCGAGGACGTCAAAGACCTCGCCGCTCATGCCCGGAAAGTCACCTGGCCTAAACTCGAGAAGCGCCTCACGAAGGAACTCATCGATGAAATGATGGAGGCCTACAACGTAAAATAGCCTTGCCATCGAGCTTTCATCGAAGGCCGGCTATCGACCGGTGCGGTCTTCCCCCACAGGTGTGCGCCGGGGGGGAGGCCGCACCGGAACCTTGAAGACCTGCTTCCTTCGGGGAGGCAGATAGGAGGTATAACGTGACGGGAACATGTGGTTACGAGGAACCTCATCCTGTAAGGATCCATAATGTTCTCTGGGAGTTTCTGCTTAAATTCCAGAGATTCGTCCTGATCGTGAGCAGCCTTTTTGTAGTGGCCTCCATAGTGCTCACCGTCATCCTCAGGTATATTTTCAAGACCGATCTTTACGGCCTCGAGGAGATAGTGGTGATTTTCGCCTTTTGGCTCTACTTCATGGGGGGTTCCTACGGCAGTTACACCGGGACCCACATTACGGCGGACCTTGTTTCGGTCTTTTTTCCCGAGGGCAAGCTGAAGTCTTCAGTCATCGCGTTCAGTTCGACCATCACATTCCTGTTCAGCCTGCTTTTCTCCTGGTGGGGTCTCGACTTCTTCATGTTCGGCATAAAGATGAGCGCCCGGACCCCGGTCTGGAGGATCCCCATGGTGGTCTCCTACACGGCGGTCTTTCTCGGGATGGTTTTGATGACCTTCTACTTTTTCCTTGCCTTTCTGGAAGACATTAAAAAGTTGCGGAGCCACTTCGGACAGGGAACCCCTCAGGCCGAAGGAAACCGCTGAGAGGAGTTCATCCCATGGTTCTATTTTCGCTAGTCCTGCTCGTCATAACCTTGATCATCGGAGTCCCCGTCCCCTTCGCCTTTCTCGTCGCCACCACCCTCCTGGTCATCACCGGCGGATACTCGCCCAGCTTCCTTTTGCCCTACGGCTTCAGCAAGATGAGCACCATCGTCCTCTTGGCCATACCGCTTTTCATCATGGCGGGGGGGATCATGGAGAGGGGCAACATCGGCGACAAGCTGGTGGACCTGGTGGACCTCTTCGTGGGCAGGATCAAGGGGGGTCTCGGTGTCGTCGCGGTGGTATCCTGCGCCGTCTTCGGCTCCATAACGGGCAGCGCCTGCGCGACCCTTTCGTGCATAGGCTCCATCATGTTCCCCAGGCTGGAAAAGGCCGGCTACCCCAGGGGCCACTCGGCGGCCCTCCTGGCCAACGCCTCGGTCCTGGGTATGCTGATCCCGCCCAGCGCCATCATGATTCTCTACTCCTGGGTGGGCAACCAGTCGGTCCTGGCGAGTTTCCTCTCCTCGGTGGTCCCGGGGATAATACTCACCATACTGCTCTCGGTGATCAACATGTTCCTTCTGCGCCATAACGAAGACCTCGTCCTTGCCGCCCCCATTTCATCCCGGGAAAAGTGGAGCCTCTTCCGGGTCCGGGGTAAACGGGCCGTCCCCGCCCTGGTCATGCCGGTGCTGGTGCTGGGCGGGATCTACGGCGGGATCATGACGCCGACGGAAGCGGCGGCCGTGGCGGCCGTCTACTCCATACCGGTGGGGTTCTGGATCTACAAGGGTCTCACCCGTAAGGACTTCTTCGAGGTCCTGGTCGAGTCGGGCACGACGACGGGCGTCATCATGGTCATGCTCTACGCTGTCATGATACTCAGCCGCCTTTACATAATGGAGGACCTCCCCACCCAGATCCTGAACCTGCTGATGGCCGTGAGCACCAACCGGTACGCCATACTCTTCATGATAAATATTTTCATGATAATCATCGGCATGATCATGGATGACGTGAGCGCCGTGCTTCTTTCCACGCCGATACTGCTCCCCATCATCCTCAAGCTGGGCTTCAGCCCCGTCCACTTTGCCGCCATCGTAGGCGTGAACCTCGGCATGGGAAACATCACACCGCCCGCGGCCCCGCTCCTTTACCTGGGCGGCAGGGTCGGCAACGCGCCGATAAACGAGATGCTGATGCCCACGGTCTGGATGCTCCTCTTCGGCTGGCTGCCGACGCTGGCGCTGACGACCTATGTTCCCGGCCTGGCCACCTTCCTGCCCAACCTGATACTGGGGGTCAGGTAGGTGAGGAAGGATCTATTGGAGGAAGTACTCAAGAGGCATGTCTTCGTCACGGTGGGGTGCACTGATCCCGTGGCCATTGCCCTGGCGGCTTCCAGGGCCTACCGGGAGGTTCCGGGGAGGGTCCGTTCCGTCACCGTCACGATGGACAGGAATATCTACAAGGACGCCTTTTCGGTGGGTATCCCGGGTGTGCTCCAAAGCGGCATCGACCTTGCCGTAGCGCTGGGCATTCTCTATGGCGACCC
The sequence above is drawn from the Thermovirga sp. genome and encodes:
- a CDS encoding TRAP transporter large permease; this translates as MVLFSLVLLVITLIIGVPVPFAFLVATTLLVITGGYSPSFLLPYGFSKMSTIVLLAIPLFIMAGGIMERGNIGDKLVDLVDLFVGRIKGGLGVVAVVSCAVFGSITGSACATLSCIGSIMFPRLEKAGYPRGHSAALLANASVLGMLIPPSAIMILYSWVGNQSVLASFLSSVVPGIILTILLSVINMFLLRHNEDLVLAAPISSREKWSLFRVRGKRAVPALVMPVLVLGGIYGGIMTPTEAAAVAAVYSIPVGFWIYKGLTRKDFFEVLVESGTTTGVIMVMLYAVMILSRLYIMEDLPTQILNLLMAVSTNRYAILFMINIFMIIIGMIMDDVSAVLLSTPILLPIILKLGFSPVHFAAIVGVNLGMGNITPPAAPLLYLGGRVGNAPINEMLMPTVWMLLFGWLPTLALTTYVPGLATFLPNLILGVR
- a CDS encoding aldehyde ferredoxin oxidoreductase; this encodes TFPEFGYETVQDRKADEGKGIMTARFQDLMAVADSLKVCKFSVTVGTRVEEYARWLSLVTGWNVTPEELLETGERIFTLKRLYNAALGMGRKEDSLPERILKQPRGTGESADTLPDLERQLDEYYQFRGWTMKGLPTDETLEKLGLERL
- a CDS encoding TRAP transporter small permease; protein product: MTGTCGYEEPHPVRIHNVLWEFLLKFQRFVLIVSSLFVVASIVLTVILRYIFKTDLYGLEEIVVIFAFWLYFMGGSYGSYTGTHITADLVSVFFPEGKLKSSVIAFSSTITFLFSLLFSWWGLDFFMFGIKMSARTPVWRIPMVVSYTAVFLGMVLMTFYFFLAFLEDIKKLRSHFGQGTPQAEGNR
- the dctP gene encoding TRAP transporter substrate-binding protein DctP, with the translated sequence MSKRVKLSVSLVVAVCMAVFLAGAWSAPSEAKAEITLRMAGQSPADHQSTLGMQKVSKWVAEATNGRIDIKTYPSSQLGDYTLVYEELIRGTIDMALISIPSQFDSRLELIYVPYLMRDYNEAAEVFKQGGWLFNKMAELHGELGVLFLGFNVEGFGGFGLTKEPKEVLNPLVKKDLLLRVPPMDTFKIGADDMGYTTVSIPYAELYTALQTGIAEGWTGGAPPHSYQGFRDVLKYYYQINNFVETESYLMSKVTWNKLSEEDRKIIADACARAARESIEISEKEDREFFDKLQDYGVKSFWYTAEDVKDLAAHARKVTWPKLEKRLTKELIDEMMEAYNVK